The following nucleotide sequence is from Drosophila simulans strain w501 chromosome 3L, Prin_Dsim_3.1, whole genome shotgun sequence.
CCTGCAATCTTCTTCTCTAGGCacttttcaaattcaatttcgattcacttttttttctttgctactcgaaaacaaattgaatttggccCGGTGGTTtccaaagaaaaaatatatataattggaaattaaattcgttaCATAAACGAAAATGAAAGAGCAGCGGCCACAAttcgaaataaaacaataaaaacgaacGGAAATGCTCGAACACACACAAAGATACGAGAGCGGATGGGGACTTGaatacggatacggattcgAATTGGGAATCGGGGAGGGATGCCAATTTCGAGCCATAAAGTCGATAGGCAAACGGGAAATCGGGAATCGGGAAGGTCGAATTATATGCGGCGGGGTGagccacaaaaatgttttcatatcaaaaatgaaataaaacaaaatcctCGGCCGCAACAGCATGCTCTTCAATTACACTTTCGATTTTCCgatttcgcacacacacacacacatggatacacacgcacatacGCATACCCCAAATCCGAGCGGCAAATCTCAAATcgaaaaaagcacaaaaatcaaatccaaaCACAAGCCATGCGAATGGAAGCGAAATGGATGGGGTTCGCTGGAGAGGAGGAAGTGCtagcaaatgaaattgtatAAAAGGCAAGGCAGAAAATTTATTGCACAACGAGCGGAGCGCACAAAAAATGGCCGCTCACTCATCCACAcggacacactcacacacacacacacacacagaaacacacacatttaggAGATATAGAATCGGGAGTCTCTGCATTATTCAGGACAATTTGATACCCCAAAAAAGATGTATGCCACTGCGACGAGTGGCGATTTTCATCCTCTGACCCGAGTTGATTGGAGTGTATGCGTATGCAGAGTGCTTTGCATTTAGAAATTCCGTCTTAATAAAACCGTACAAGCTGTAGTTACTTAACAATTTATctattattagtattatattTCAgcagatatatacatatatttgaaaaaaccTAAAAAGGATGTCACTGAAATTCTTCGCTTTTTGAAATTATCTCTAAAGATGTCTACCAGTCTGCAAAAATGTATATCTTGTCTAAAAGTATCATAGAAGCAAGTTTTAAACAggattaaaaacaatatgcCAAGTCAATTGGCAAGTCCAAGGACATAGAATATTATAGTTTTGTGAATGAATATTGAAGATATTTCTCTCTCTCAAATTTCGTATTGCCCGAACTACCCATGGATACCCTAAAACTTccgaatatatatgtactgtACTCCCCACATAGTGCAAatcaaagcaacaacaaattggaaaagtATTGAGTACGGTACGCCCGTGCGtagcagtgggcgtggcaagtagcaacaacagcaacagcgatGTCTAAATCAAAATCCAGCAGAAGCCAGAAGCAAAAAGCAAATCCCATTTTATCCGCAAACATAAATTGAAGGCGCATTGGAGTTGCACCGCCATGTCTCATGCGACATCCACCGAGAGCCAGTCGAGATTTCACCATCCTCTCACTCAGTTTCCTTGCTGGCTTTTCCTTGGTTTTCCGCCGCTCCTTCACATTTCCCCCCTCGTCCTTCGCCTTTCTTTGTTTGCTGCGTAGCTGTAATACAAATcatctgtccgtctgtctctGAGGCTATCTGTTTGTACGTTTCCTTCGGTCCCAGGCGCATTGAATCGTTGAGTTTTGACTCGTAAAGTTTGAGGAAAGTCCTGCGGGAGGACGGCAAGAGGaagagctggaggagctgaagcTCGGTTTAAGTGCGAATGAAAGCAGTTAGTTGCAGCCATAACTCAATAagcacaaatgcaaattgcgctGCCAGAGGAGGATTCTCCTCTCGTTCGCATATCGTGCTAACTATGGAGCCGAGGATAATGCCGGAATACGGTATACTGTATACGAAGGCCCACAAGGATAACGACGTTCCTGCCAAGTGGTCCAAAACTTGGCCTTGCCTCGGGGCCCTGGCATTGCAAACATGCCGCAGTTGGCCTAAATTCTGGGCGGCCCATCCAGAGGTATCTGCTGGATACGCAGTGGCATGTGCGCATCCTTGTATCCGTTTTCggtaaatttcaaattgaaactgattttgctcctttggcttttgtttgtggAGGGGGTGATGAGGGGAGTGGGGCCGAGTGTGGCCTATTTTTAGACAAAGCAAATGTTAAGGGCCAGGCGACAAAGAAAACTGGAGCGTTGTGTAGGCGGATTGGAAAAGATTTAgtcggaaaataaataaaatcagaaATTTAAAGTGAAAGTGCTTAAATATGGCCATTAAACGAAAGAAATTCAATGAAAACTCAAAAGATCATAGTGATATCAATCTATTCGTAATCCTTTTTGAGGAGCTTACATTCTAAAAAGCAAATGAAGGCCGAGGAACATAGTTctttcaatttcagttttgCTTGGTAACACTATTTAATCGATTatgcataatttttttaagtgtgcACTAGATCTCAAATTGCTTTAACTAATAACAGTTTCTTTTGAAAAGGAATAACAAAAAAACTCTTGATGGCTTATTATTACCACAAAAATAGCACCTGAATTGCACTTTATTCTTATCGCAATGAGGTCTGGTCACAATTCTCTGGAAAATTGAGATAAGCGCAGTTGATAGCATCAGCTGATTAGCAGCGGTTTCAATAAAATAAGGAGCTTACAACcgaattaaattcaattcacttCAGACGAGCTTTTCGCATAAGCAGATTTCGGCGTGAATAACGCGACGCATTTGATTTCTCGTCGGGTGGATTGGATGGTTATGGGTATATAGCCCCTTGTCTGACCCCCATCCAAGCCTTTGGGCTTCCTGTGAGTTGCAAATGTTCGTCTTGTTGATAAGGGACTCGGGGCTTGGGCGTCCAGGGACCCAAGGGCCCGGGGCTTATTCCTTTCCAGTGGCTAACGACTCGCAAAACTGTTGATGGCCGTAATTTGTGTGCCCTCAGCTAATGCATCTATatatctggatctggatctggtcATATGACCGGATGGCCCAGAATGTGTGTAAATTTGCCCCGAAACTCAGTTAATAAACAGGATCACACTTGATAACCCCTCCTCACTACCGCAGGTCTGCTGCGCCTCCAGCAAATATACCAGGGCCTGCGGCCCGGCAACGAGTCCTTCCAAGTGGAGCTGGTCAAACGCATCTCTAATGTCAGCATGGCCATCGAGTTCCTGCACACGCTGGAGCAGATCGGCCGATTCGAGAACAAGCACATCGTCCTGGACTGCCCCACGGAAATGGCCAAGCAAATACTCATCCAGCATGTGCGTGATTTGCGACTGGGCCGTCGCACCTACCACTATTTGCTGAGTGGTTTGGTAAGTGTTACTGCCCCACCAAAAACCCAACCAGCAAACACCCGAGACAAAGGCTAGAAACGATCCTGAAACCAAATTACATCAGGGATTAGTAACAACAAAATTGGCAGTATGTTTTTATTCATAAGTTAAaggtttttcttttgattaaAGATAGATGGTTCACATATATTCCATATCATtaataaattagtttaaatgaatattaagACCAAAATATTTGTAGACATTGTATCGCACATCAGTTAATTTGTGATTCAAATAACCACATGAACTTCATAAATaatgtataattataatttcataatAGGGTTCATTTAACGTGCATAAAATGgcttatattaatattttggtatttttaacTCATAAAGGACTGACCCCCCTGCTTTTACCGATTCCTCGCACTGTAGCCTTATTAACccaatttcaattccattgTCTTGCATTGCAGGTCATGGACGATCGCTGGGAGAGCGAGATAATCGAATTTGGCGCTATTAACATCACGGGCTTCCGCATCGTGGACACGAATCGGCGGCTGGTCCGTGAGTTCTACGACAGCTGGAAGCGCTTGGACCCACAGATGAGTGTGGGCGCTGGCCGTGAATCGATTTCGGTGAGTAGCCATAGTCAAAGCCGCTATCCGGTCCGAACGAGGCCAGCACACACTTATTAGGCAGTTAAATATTTGCGGGGTTTTAATGTTTGGACAGAGagaaacagagagagagagagacagaacTGTAGCATAGTTTGCGGCGCTTTGTCGCCGCTTTGCGCTCTGTTTGCACTTGTGTTTGTGCCTCTGTTTGTGTTGCGTGTAGTCAAATACTCGTCTAGTATTCTAGTATTCCGGCGACAGATTCCAGATTTCACTTTTTCCAAGCGGCCAGGAGACAGATAGCTATCGCACAACTTGCAGTCAAAGGCACATGTGTCCttgtcgctgctgctccgTTGTCCTTGTGAATGCTGCCGGGACACAGACGTATACACTATGGCAAGAGATAGTTAACAGAACTAGGAAATAAACTTGCTTGCATTCAGAGAACTGTTACACAAAAGTACAAACCTTTATACTTAAAATTCCTTTTCGTCTCTACTTGTTTTCCACATAAAGCATATAGATGTTTTATTTGCCTCATTTTCATGCATATTTAgatgcaaattttaaaatttatactttaaaGCGAGCCCTAATCATTTTAATCATGTTATAGACTTACTGTGGCTAAGCTAAATTTCTTTTAGTGTAAAAAGGACAGCCTTGCGGCAGCAGCAAGTTGGTTTATTTTGCGCTGGCTGGctgtttatatttgtatttccttGGCATTATCCTTGTTGACAAAGATTTCACTTTGTGGCGCTTAAACGTTAGTTGAATTCAGCTGCAGGACAGTTCTCTCCGGTCCGGTTCTGTATGGTCCGGTCCGGTTCTGTATGGTCCGGTCCGGTCTGAACCGTTGTCCTTGCTATTCAGTCCGTTCCGGTCCAGCGGACCGCTGCTCTCTTTGGCAgcacttgtttgttttgttgacttgcgtgtgtgtgcgagtgtgtatgTGCTGGGGGAAACTCACATTAAAGCCTTTGTGTGGCATTCCCTTTTCAGTTCACTCATTCCGTGTTTGCCCAACTGCCAGTAGGCCAGTTTAAGGACTCGCACATCCAGTCAGCCAGCGgcgaaatattaaatcaaagtTATGCCCGCTCTTTTGTGCGGGTTAATCTGCGACACGTTTCGTGGATGAACTCTCCCGGGGGCCTTGGGCTAGCTAGCTTAACCCCTAGTTGCCCAACACCTGCTGCTCCGTTGGGCTAAATAAGGCAAAAGATAGCTCTGCCCCAGAGGGCAATGGCTCGCAAAATTGTGAATAACAGCGTGTAATGCACTCATTAAATGCCAGCAGCTAAACCACCTTACCAGTAATGAATCCACGAGGGGCTCTATTGACTGTCATCCACACCCACCATCCTATCCTTTTGGATTATTCCCAAATTAATGCTTTTTGGCAGAGTTTATATTAAACACCTGGATACCCTATTCATAAttatcatattttaaataatattttaaaatttgttttaaatgctAAACAGTTTAAGTACagcatttttttataattatttattaagaatTCTCgtctgaatttgaattttcatcGTAAATCTTatgatttataataataattttataagatTCAAATTAAAGTACTTGTAATATAGGAACTACCCAACCATTTGCAAATCTTTTAATCGAAACCCCcacatttttctttaatcAAAAAATCTCAGGCCCAGGCAGCGCTCATGTACGATGCCGTTTTCGTCCTGGTGGAGGCGTTCAACAAAATCCTGCGCAAGAAGCCCGACCAGTTCCGGAACAATGTGCAGCGTCGCAGTCAGACGCTGATGGTGGCCCAGGCGGCGGCCTCCACGTCCAGCGATGGCTACAACTACAGCGCCagcggtggaggtggtggcaaTGGTGGTGCGGGCGGTGGATTCGCTGGTAGCGATTCCGGAGGATCCGGTGGCATGGCCTCGCGAGCACTGGACTGCAATACGGCCAAGGGCTGGGTGAATGCCTGGGAGCACGGCGATAAAATATCGCGTTATTTGAGAAAGGTGAGCTAGAAGCATTGATGTTCGCGACGATGATGTGGACACAATGTACCAACATCATCGACATCGATACACCTGCCAGCCGTGCAAACTGACAAAGCAATTAAGCACATATACGCCAAAAACCCACCCACTTCCTCCCCCACAATGCTCCTATTTTACGGCCCAGTCGGCACTACAGATATCTCTCTGTTGGTATCTTTACCTTCGCAGGTGGAAATCGAGGGCCTAACCGGGGACATCAAATTCAACGATGACGGCAGGCGCGTCAATTACACGCTGCACGTCGTCGAGATGACAGTAAACAGCGCCATGGTATGTCTTTTGTGTTCTCTGCTTTGTTGTCTAGTGTAGTTTGGGGCTGTGTGTAATGGTCCGCGCGGCGTTAAGCCATCCGGGAAAAAGTTAAGGCCGTTGCTCTGTTTTGCACTGGGCCACATCTGGGGACTAGTTTTCACTTGGCTATTTTCGGAAGGGGAAATGGCAGGCAGCTTGGCTGTTCTAATTTGAGTCCAGAATTTAAAGTTCGATTTAGGAGCATAAGAAGTTTagccaaaaaacaaatctCAACTTTTCAATCTATTACTATAAGTgaaacaaacagcaaattaTACAACTTTTAGTCTAAATACGCAGCACTCCGTGTTAAGTCGAATTAAAGTTACAACTTTATTcaacaatatattaattttggAAGTAATGCAGTTTTTActgtaattacattttgtaaCTTACCCAAATGAACAacttcaaatgaaaataagcTGCCCTTTCTGTTGTTCTCCGttgagaaatggaaaataattcaGAGTTAGGCAAATATCGATTCGGTTTGCTCCCATGTGGGGATCTAGGTGTCGATGTCTGCATTATTTATGGCCTGCCCAGCTCAGTAATTTATAATCTTTGGGGGCATCTTCTTCGTTTCTGACAACCCAGGTCAAGGTGGCCGAGTGGAATGACGATGCCGGACTGCAGCCCCTAAATGCCAAGTACGTACGATTGCGTCCGCACGTGGAGTTCGAGAAGAACCGGACCTACATCGTGACCACTGTCCTGGAGGAGCCCTACATCATGCTGAAGCAGGTGGCCTTCGGTGAGAAGCTGCACGGCAACAATCGCTTCGAAGGATACTGCAAGGACCTGGCCgatctgctggccaaggagctgggCATTAACTGTAAGTGAATGCGCGATGGGCGATGCCCTGCTTAATCGGCCGTAAGGGCAAGCCCGCTCACGATAGCCgtgcactcaaagaaaaatgttgtgcctgaaataatttataattaatgaGAATGAAATTTAGTAAATAAACTACATTCtttaaattccgaaaaatGAATTGCTGtaactttataaattaaaataagttcttgcCTAAATGGATCGATATTTTGTATAATCCCAATTTCTTCATGTGTGTGAATTGCAGACGAGCTGCGCCTGGTCAAGGATGGCAATTACGGCTCGGAGAAATCCAGTGCCCATGGCGGCTGGGACGGAATGGTGGGTGAGCTGGTGCGCAAGGTAAGTTCCTACGCCCGCGGCCATTCCGTGCTCCTTCCCGTTTCCCTTTTCGCATCCTCTGACACGAACCACCTACCAAATGAACTCCTTCGCATTGCAGGAAGCGGATATTGCGATTGCCGCCATGACGATTACCGCCGAACGCGAACGTGTCATCGACTTTAGCAAGCCGTTCATGTCGCTGGGCATCTCCATCATGATTAAGAAGCCAGTGAAGCAGACGCCCGGCGTGTTCAGCTTCATGAATCCTTTATCACAGGAAATTTGGGTGCGTATATGCTAGGTAGTTTCCCGTAGATCCCGGTTTCCCTATCCCATCCTCTTTCCCCTCTCCTTTGGCGGCATGCACTTTGCCTCATTGGCGCTCAGCGAAGCGTTGCACCTGGAGTTGAAGATTTTACAGCCGGATTTCGCGACTGCGATTGTGGATTGTCCAGGACCTGTATCCTCGAAGCCAAGAACATTTTACTCATTGCTATGGCACTTGGCACTGCCTCGAAATTTCTAATTATTTCCCGTCACCGAAAACTAAAAAGGACTCAGGCTAAACACATAGAgcaatgtgtttattttcactttGGTAACGAgtcaaaatgttgcaaaaatCGCGCTGCATACAAATGAGTAaagtttttaaacaatttcttcatttctgcttctgtttcgcCGCCGTTGCCTGGTAATTTTTACGCTTGCCAATTTTTTTCGCCcctattttcattattttctaCGCCGCCTTTTTTTTACCCGCCCGATGCGAAGAAGGCTGTGTCCGCTGCTCGGGGAAAAGTTTGCGGCAAAAGTTTCGacttgtatatttatttcttctgGTTTCGGCTTCAACTTGGCACCACGTAAGCTCCCAAAGTTTAATAGAGTAAACGACAAagttttttgtgcttttgccactgtttgccttttttaacATTACTCGCATAAACAGCAGCACAGCACTTCGTGTCCATGGGAGTTGTTTTCCCCGAAATTACGTGGCCGtcaagttttaaatttaacgcTAGTCTCTGGTCCGAACTTTGCCGCTCGAGGCTTGTTTAAATAATGGCAAGCCATCAAATTTGTATGAGCGTTTAGTTGATGTTTATGTTGCACCCGGGCGTTTCACATCCACTACTAAAAATGTTGGATGAGCGGCGGAAGGATAACTGGGTagacaattaaacaaattagaTGGCCATATACCCATCTTTTGCCGACTGCTACTAATGCGCTGTAAATGCGCAAAATTATGGAGGCCGTTAAATTTACgcacaataaaaaattcataaaaaggGGCAGAGCCCAAATCAGAATCTCGAGAAGTCAAAGAGTGTTGACAGCGCGACAAACgcaaaattaaatgctaaTAAAAGTCGGCGAACAGCGCGCCAAAGTGAAAGCTAATGCGTAATTTGACATGAGctgaaaaaaattacaaatgcaaattagtttGCCGGGGTCGGGAGTAACTCAACTGAGCTCCGAAGATGCCAGCGAAAGTGTAgcgggccaaaaaggaaaaggcaaaagccaagGCGCAAAGTTAACAAGCTAATAAAAAAGtcttttacaaaaaatttatcataaattaaatgaagcaTTTCAGCTGCACACTCACTCtaactcacccacacacacacacacacactcaaagcGGCACAATCCTGCTTAGgagcgtgtgagtgtgtgtgttcgtgtgagtgtgagtgtggtGAAGCCATTCAGGCATATGAAAGCGGCGGCGTAAAACGACAAGGACACACCTTTCCTTCCGCACAAAGGCGCTTGCCATGGCAGCCATTCAGGTGCTGACagctcccacacacacaaacacctggctctgcactgagcgaaaaaatGGTACAAGttcataaacatttatatgtCACAGCCAGCTGTACAACTAAAGTGCTGAGTCAGAAATTAAATCTGTTAAGAACCTTTCTTCTGTATTATGTATTTAGCTGGTTCtttacaaacaaattaagatacatataaaattatttaacatttacatAATCTTagtaaatgtatctgaattGTATTCTACAAAAAACCCTATTGTCCTGTAAGGAACAATACTAAATGCTTAATTATGAGCAAAATCTCTATCTTATACTCGAAAATCTACGAGTACTATTTTGcaacccattttttttttctccgttCTGTTGCTGCAACACCAACGGTGGCAAATGTTGCCGTAGAGTCGACAGCAGCTTTTCTGCTCTTGTCGATGTCCTTGGGTGCTATTGTCTGGCTCTTCCCGCCGCGAAAGCGCCTGCCCCCCTCGCCATCGCCCCATTAGGTTAATGTTTCGTTATTTTCTAGGAAGCCCCGGCCGCTTCCGCTTCAATTAGTtaagaaaatttaatgaaaaaaagcagcagcagcagcagcggcagcagtggCTGCTTGCACAGGTGCCAGGTATTCCAGCCAGCCGCCTTCCATGTCCCCAGTCACGAATTTCATGTCTCATGTTTACCAACCATCCCTACAGCgaactttcttttatttctctttttgctttcaCCTGCCAACAGGTGAGCGTCATCTTCAGTTACATCGGCGTGAGCATCGTGCTATTCTTTGTGTCGCGCTTCTCGCCACATGAATGGCGGCTcgtgcaacagcagccgcagcaatcACAGTCGCCAGGTGAGTACTGTACGCACACCTGCCCTTGTGCCACCTGCCTGGGCATTTGaatattgaattaaattgcTCGCTTAAGAAAAGTTCGGAATAGCAATCTTTTAATACGGGGATTTCGCCCACGTAAATGTGCTTAGAAATTGGCATTAGCTTAGTACAAATGTAATTGTCTTAATTTAGAAAAGGCAAATGCGTTGAgcacaatttcatttttatatttacgtTAAATTCAGTTATCAATTAagccattaatttattttttgtaaagaATACGTTCGGAACATAacttaattaccatttacccAACTATGtatttaaagtaataataaaataaagcatatTGCAAAAAACTAAACTGATTTAAGTTTGGCAATAACTTGCATGATTTCAGTTGTAAAGATATATTATCTACAATCCTTAAACACCTATAACATACGTTTATTGTTTCCACTGATTGGATGCGGGTACATTGCCATTGTGTCACCTTTTTCAagttacaatttaatttcacacCAAGTGCACAATTTCTTTGAGTGCATCCTAACGAGATATGTGCGTAAGCCAAAAAAGCGATGATTCCAGGCGGAAGACCCAAAATCTCGTAATTGTATGCATCTGCTACAACTTTTGACTTGTTTTGCattcgattttatttgatttcactgaaaattcaattattttaatccAATTTGCCACTGGCACTGCTGTTTTTTTGCTGGAATTCAGTTGACAATCGGAACGAGAGTCAGATACGTACGTATGAACTGGGGAAGCTAGTCACTGTGAGAGAATCAGAGCCGGCGATGTGGAGTGGCTGTTCATAACAATCTATTGACATCCTGCAAAACATCCTTAATGTAATTTTAGCGGAAAGTAAACAACATTCTGTATGCAGGCAGCGTTTGCAGAATGTGTAAAAACGAAGATAGATAAACAGAGGGACCCAGTGCCACAGAGTGGGACAAAGGCGAGTGCAAAATGAAACCTGGCAAGGACTATGCTGCTGCATGAAAAGGACACGCCATGCCGGCAGTAAAATCAGCATCCACATCAGCCTCACGAGCAGGACTCGCTGGGAAAAGGACGAATGTCGTCACATCTCCACCCGACAGTCAATGGCTTTGCAATTGAAGCAAATGGGGAACAGAGACTTGGCTATGGGTTTGATTGCATATCAATTAGAGCAGGCGcaaaaagccaagccaaacgAAATGATTGAAACTTGGACAGTCGACATGGGCACGTACTGAGAGCTCACTCCCTGTTTTCGGAATCCAGTTCACACTGGGCGACCGAACTAAATTTAGAATGATTAATTATGTTCCTGAAAGGATTTTAATGGGGAAAATAATAGGTCATGCAGGTTACTTCAAAGCTTAAGTATAATCAATACGAGTTACCATTTCACTTTTGCAAGTCTTCAACATCTACTTGGAACaccttttatgttttatgttcttaccatatgtattatatatatttagataaGTACACCTTTTATCGCACTCTTCTCAATATTTACTGGGTCTTTAGTTTAGTAGTAATGCACTTTTTCTCACTGTGCATTAGCAGACTGCGTTTGCCGTCTGCGGTTTTTGCGGCCAACtcaccgcccccttttccgccTGATTCCCTTTTTAGATCCGCATGCACATCACGAACAGCTTGCCAATCAGCAGCCGCCCGGCATCATCGGAGGTGCACCACTGCCCGCTCCCCCGGGACCACCCACACCGGGCGCCCAgacggcagcaggagcagctgccctGCAGGCCGCCCTCTCCGCCGGAAGTCCCGGTTCCGGAGGCTCCTCCTCGGCGGCGGTGAACGAGTTCAGCGTGTGGAACTCCTTCTGGTTCTCGCTGGCCGCCTTCATGCAGCAGGGATGCGATCTGTCGCCGAGGTCCGTGTCCGGACGAATTGCAGCCGCCTCGTGGTTCTTTTTCACCCTGATACTCATCTCCTCGTACACGGCCAACCTGGCCGCCTTCCTCACCGTGGAGCGAATGGTCACGCCGATCAATTCACCGGAGGACCTGGCCATGCAGACGGAGGTGCAGTACGGCACTCTGCTGCACGGCTCCACGTGGGATTTCTTCCGGGTGAGTGAAAACTCTGACAGGTACCTATGCACTGAGGGAAAGTAATTGGACCATACGTTTCATGACTTAAAAGTGGGTCACCATATATCTCTCTGCATACCTATATACCTTCCCATTTCATAGACTACTTATGGAATTGCGAGTCCCCATTGCCTAGCAGCCAAATTAATTTGGGGATACTCATGTCACACTCATTTGACAACCGCACAATGGCCAAATCAAAGACAATAAAAGCCAACAGTCAAGGCCTAGAAAACCATTGGAATTTGCTGGCTGAGCCTTTTGAGACGTCAAAATTGAGAGGGGCCCCAGCCGGGCCACGAATTAATTTGTGTTAGACgagaaataaaaagcaatttgccGCTGCCGTTCAGCAATCCTATTTTTTATGGCTACATTTATTTGAGATGCTTTTAAGCACACTTACGCTCTGCTGCCCCGCCATGTGAGCagatatatttctatatatttggGCATACTCGTATACTATGTACGTTCATATATAACTCCGACAGCCATTGGTAGCCCACTAGGCACTCGGTTTCAGCATCCTACTGATGGATGTCTGGGCAAAACGGGTGTCCCTATACGCATGCATTCGATTGTCCCGGGATGCCGGG
It contains:
- the LOC6737393 gene encoding glutamate receptor 1, with protein sequence MRFGLKLSCLWPSFLLWLTWSSGGGGGRWWGVSAQPSLTEKIPLGAIFEQGTDEVQSAFKYAMLNHNLNVSSRRFELQAYVDVINTADAFKLSRLICNQFSRGVYSMLGAVSPDSFDTLHSYSNTFQMPFVTPWFPEKVLTPSSGFLDFALSMRPDYHQAIIDTIQFYGWRKIIYLYDSHDGLLRLQQIYQGLRPGNESFQVELVKRISNVSMAIEFLHTLEQIGRFENKHIVLDCPTEMAKQILIQHVRDLRLGRRTYHYLLSGLVMDDRWESEIIEFGAINITGFRIVDTNRRLVREFYDSWKRLDPQMSVGAGRESISAQAALMYDAVFVLVEAFNKILRKKPDQFRNNVQRRSQTLMVAQAAASTSSDGYNYSASGGGGGNGGAGGGFAGSDSGGSGGMASRALDCNTAKGWVNAWEHGDKISRYLRKVEIEGLTGDIKFNDDGRRVNYTLHVVEMTVNSAMVKVAEWNDDAGLQPLNAKYVRLRPHVEFEKNRTYIVTTVLEEPYIMLKQVAFGEKLHGNNRFEGYCKDLADLLAKELGINYELRLVKDGNYGSEKSSAHGGWDGMVGELVRKEADIAIAAMTITAERERVIDFSKPFMSLGISIMIKKPVKQTPGVFSFMNPLSQEIWVSVIFSYIGVSIVLFFVSRFSPHEWRLVQQQPQQSQSPDPHAHHEQLANQQPPGIIGGAPLPAPPGPPTPGAQTAAGAAALQAALSAGSPGSGGSSSAAVNEFSVWNSFWFSLAAFMQQGCDLSPRSVSGRIAAASWFFFTLILISSYTANLAAFLTVERMVTPINSPEDLAMQTEVQYGTLLHGSTWDFFRRSQIGLHNKMWEYMNSRKHVFVPTYDEGIKRVRNSKGKYALLVESPKNEYVNAREPCDTMKVGRNLDTKGFGIATPLGSALKDPINLAVLTLKENGELIKLRNKWWYEKAECSTHKDGETSHSELSLSNVAGIFYILIGGLLVSVFVAILEYCFRSRDSRSASSGSGMGLGMGLGGGMSGGSLGKANGSMMLGPSSAVPGGMPSSHQRSTLTDTMHAKAKLTIQASRDYDNGRVGYLNCASLQYYPPAQLSATPPDAGDSLHMNAHGQV